Genomic window (Drosophila sulfurigaster albostrigata strain 15112-1811.04 chromosome 2R, ASM2355843v2, whole genome shotgun sequence):
AGAAAAGACGGATGTTTTTAGCTTCAGCATCATTTTTTGAGAAGTAATCAATCGAAAAAAGCCATTTTCCGACTGTGATGTGGGTGTTGTCagtaaatgtataaataaatgtaaaaatatttctcataaaagtgtaaaacatattttaaatctcTAACCATTATAGGTGCTCGACCGATTATTGATAAACTTACCCGTAAAGATTATAATGATATAGTACCAATAATGAGATGTTGCTGGGCCCATTCTCCAAACAGATCGTCCAACGATGAGTGAAGTGTCttgtaatttaaatgatgTAACTGAGCGCTATATCAGTCGTTCAAGTTGCTGCATAAGTTGAGATGTGTTTAAAGTGTatattcatttacattttacttatcatacatacatattaatatatagcGTTTGGAAAGTTAGGTCAAGGTAGTATAAGCCATTTTTGGAGATGCTCTCTAGAAATATCCATATATTGGCTATACAAACTAAAATTATTGATGGTaagaataattattaataaactattaattaattattccTAAGATGATAAGAAAATCGCTCTAGGGAATCGTCTGGATATACATAATGCGATGATTTTTGAGGATTCTGATTTGTGAATTTTTCTCTATGTATCCTTTACTTAACCGCTACAGTTTGTAAGAAAATATTGGTAGTCCAAAAAGATTTGTAATGCTTTCTTTATGTCTTAAGAGAAATgcttaatgttaaaatattgataCACGAAACTTTTGTCAGATTATATAGTGTCTCTAAATATTATTGTGGATCActctacaaatatttgcataacaagaatattaaaattacacaCAATGCGAAGTTTAATTGCTTAGTCCAGTGAGCAAAGGTATGTAAAATGGTCTTTTTAcgcacatattttaaattcatttttctaatttcttTCTAGGGTATTGAAGACTTGCATTTTGTTGCCgccaaaattatttcataatttaaaaatatttaattaaagttttaaatgttaaatgcagAATAACATCGTTAGCGGCTGTAATGTAGCAGAAGTATTTCCTCATCTTATGTTAACCAACTCTGTGAAAGTAAAAGGCAATTTAAGAGCAAGAAATTTTTAAAGCTCTCGCTCCCGCTcttataaatatgatttaagtAAAGGCAATTTATGacattattatactatacaaataaaagaagagTTAAGCTCTCTAAAAAAATCGGGTAGTCTTCTTGCAGCAATATTGTGAAAGAACTTCGTCTACATACAAAAGAACCGTTAGACACACAGTGTGTGTCACACACCCACTTAGAAAGCAGCCGCTTCGTCGGCGGTGCGCTGAACTCAGTGGAGCTCAATAAGAGCGACAGTGGTGAAATTGtgtgtatacaataaaaacgcaattgatttaataaatgaattattgtTCACTTTATTGCTGGTGCGCCAATTCGTTACAAGAATCATTCGCAATAGCAGACAGATGACATTTAGGCGCCTTTTTTTAAACGACACCTAACATCATGAATCCATTCACAAAATTGCCAGGGAATACTATTTGGCAATTATGACGCTGTgcgaaaaatgtgaaaaggCGTATGGCGCTTATGACCGGAATCAGCTGATAGGGCCCAGTACGATAAATGTAGGCGATGGTGTCACTTTACTTGTGCTAGCGTAGATGTAATCGTAAAGCATCATAGTTGGAATTGCGCTAGCTGCGTTTTGAGCGCTGCTCGAAGTCTAACAATGCGTTCACCGATACTATCACCAGAAGAATTAGTCCGAGTAAACGAGCCTCTTTAATATTGCAGCAGCCACGCTGAAGGATGCGAGGTTATTGGACAACAAAGCAACCCCAGCACATTTTTGGACCAACAATTAATGGTTGCAGTGTTTGCAGGAAAAGAGAGCAGCCGAGGAGTGATATATTAagcaaaaataccaattacTTATTCGCATGAGCCCGTCTGAAATGTCATCTTCAAGCGATTTGACTCGAACATTTCTGCCCCTCCAACAATATCCGAAATTCAAAACTCTGAACTTGTAAAACGCAAGCTTTTCTTACCGGATATGATGTCAGAGGCCGTGCGCAATGGAGGCGAACCAATTGGATGCTCACCTCAACAACGTAATGTTGGCAAGAGAGTTGATCGACAAATTGCCAAGTCACCATAAGCACAATTGGGCCATGCGCATTCGAACTAGCTCATCACCAACTATTAAGGAATTCAGTGACGAGTATCAGAAGCGACTTTAACTGTTGTGTATTAAAGTCAGTCCGCACATATCGGAACAACGGAACACTCTTTCGTTCAGTGTGGCGATTCATAACGTACCGCTGTAAAGGTTAGAGTCGCCTGTTAAGTCAAAATGGCGTGCTACCGATGTTTCAAAAATCATCGCAAGGTATGCTTTCTCAAAAACCGTGTGGTTTGGACGGCTGCACAGAAATATAATATCCGCTGCTTCATGAAAAAGATGCGTCAAAACCAAATGATAAAATCACTCAAGCAATCCGACAACAATTCTGACCAATAATTTTGCATTACACCAGCAAACCTTCTACGGAAAAATAATAGTgttatatgggtaattccatggcgaaattttgtcccgtgcgagacttttacagtgcactgcagtgaaaataacataaactgaaacaattttaaaaataagtgaatgttattcttaaagctctagataagcactatatttagagctaagattgattttaggaacttgatctgttttccgataaaatatataatttcgttcatttttgattttgcgtacgaattggttaattttgcaattatcacaacagaaaacaaaacagtaaaaaaattccaaaaccattttTAACTCtgattaaagtacttatctagagctataaaaataaacttttcttattttcaaaattgtttcagtttatgttatttttaatgtaaagagtctcgcacgggacaaattccgttttggaattacccatatgctTTCCTGGATCAAGGATCTTCAGTCACTCTCATTGATGAAGCGACATTTGATTTAGTGAGCAAACAGGATACATTGTCTGAGAAGGAAGGTGATGATGGAACCAGAAATTTacgaaaaaattaaacattaaattcatAACTTGGTACAAAAGGCTATGAGATCCAGTTGAGAGCTGAATAAACACAGTATTATCACGCATAGTATCTGCCGATTTCTATTGCGACCAATCACAACAAATCatccaaaacaaaacttgTTTGGGACGCAGGGTTAAGTCTGAAGGGGCGTCCATAAACGATTTCATGCTAACTGGACCGGATCTTTTAAATCCATTGATGGTCGTACTAGTCGCAGAGTCATAAAAGAGCGATATCTTGAGCCTACAAAGCTATCAACGAAACTAACTATAAATGTTtagatttcatttttatattagttTTCAATCGGAATAGAAATTTGTcgttgttaaaataaaatacaaaaatgatttggtgattaagttttttttaaaaaaggtAAAATTGATTTACCGAATTTAATACACCAAAATTGTAGTATATGGTTACTTGACAtagaatatagtatttaatctAATCTATTCTTAAGGAAATAAGTAACAAGTTCGTAACGTCCCAAACGAATTCTATGTAAAATCGAAAATggaattctttaatttttcacaagtactaaaaatgtaaaatgatgTGATTTTAACGTAAACAAAGCAATGGCATATTTTGATTGACGCAAAAAAAGCGAATCAATAGATCATTTTCTATTTCCATCGgtctttttagtttttacgTTTCTGATCTGATCAAAACAATAATTGGAGTGTGATCGGATTGTAGTAATATTATTCCTGGGTTAAGCCCTGCACCCAAATGCGCGAAATCAAGTTTTTCCATCAGCAGTGTGGTGATGACCGTCTTGGTCACCATGTGGGATGACTGTACCAACTTGTTTAAATAGGCACGTGTccagaatattatttaattaagacACGGACACGTCTGTGCCTTTTGGTTTTCACtttaataatgatttattGGAAAAATCAAAGCATGATCTAGCCTAAGTACATAATTAGTAAAGCACGCGGTGAAGCCGTCGATGCCGGCAGCGAAGCTTCTGCAtagttatgtacatatgtgttacattttatattatgtattctAAGAATATGCGACAAAGCATATtggcaagagagagagagtcatatgtgcatatacatatgcatgcacTCGAGTCGGAATGTAAAGCGACAAAGTATTGCAGTTAACTGTAACGAAAGCGTCGCTGATTAACTGTTCATATTTTGGAACAGTGTTCCCTCGAGATGTGCGCATACTATGTAAAGCAACAAAGTGTTgctgtttaaatgtttttattcgGTACAGTGTTCTCCcaatatatgcacatactacAGCAGCTCAACATGTGAAAAAATAGACAATCTATTATTCCGCACTCATATCAGCAAAGAAGAGAATCATTAAGATggataataaaaaacaaatttaaaaacaaagcgTCCGAGACATTTTCTCGTGAAGAGAgactatacatatatgaaatttaaaataaaaaaaattttgcaGCCAAGTTGCAATACATGTAATttcatctgttttttttttttataattacatttacatatataatagGCAAATGTTTGTGTGGTGTGGccatacatttttaattttaccaTTTCCATGCCAACTTTAGGgtcatataaataataaaaagtggTCACTCTAAAATTTGTGAAACTTGCTAAATATATTGCCTTTCCGCACGTTCAAAATTTTGCTCATCTGGGAACAGCgcttgaatttaaattgcaattttttttttactttttcaacagccgagacgatctagctaagtcagtctgtctgtcttttcgtatgaacacctagatcttagagacaataagagatagagctataattttttttcgaaagcatttgttatgtttgcacgcagatcaagtttgtttcaaattttggccacgacaaaaatcgaataacaagcgtatttttaaagctagaattttggtatatacaataataactatattcTTTGTGATTcctggttgcgatcagataaaaattgtcgaagttatcaaagaaatacttttgtatgggcaaaaacacctacttactaggttgtagttgctttgggtgacaatctggtatattttgcactttatagAGTATCTTGAAAGTAgtaccatataaatatacaaaatataccatttggtatattatttaggtATATTCCGGAAATCCTAAAACTAGTTAAAGCAATAGTTGACGAAGAAGGTACTTTATAGTTTCACGTTCCCGGCCctctttgaaatatttctaccacttataattatttttctgcGACAGTAGAATCACTAAAAGTCTTTCGCAACATCATCAACGTATCAACAGTCGAAATTTTATTCCGCAATCAAAATTTGATAGCTCTTTTGCGatgcatttttcaatttttacactgtctgatttaattaaatcagatttatagatatatatatatatatatatatatattagatatatatattattattagagaAAATGTAAGAAATCGAATTCGAAAAGTATTATctaatgttatatatatatatatatatatatatatacattaatatatatatatatatatatatatatatatatatatatatatatatatatatatatatgtatataaatttatgtatttcataCAACTATgttatttgccattttgtgTAAAAACTTACATCATAAAATTGCAGCGTTCAAGTAAATGCACTTTGTCTAAATAGGGTATAATCGGGCTATATGCAAATAGCCATATCAATTTCTTATCTGCGGTGTAATCTATGactaatttttttaaagcaaCTACAATTTTACGCTTTagtcattttgattttttcaattatggACAACACAGAAATTAACGTGAAATTTAAAGATATAAAATTGTTAGAATGGGTAAGCATCAAAAGATTTAGAACAAATAATCTGAACTTGAATACATGTATTTTAAAGATCGGGGGAGGTGGCTTTGGAGAGGTACACAAAGGAATCTGGCGAATTCATGGTCAAAAAACAGATATTGCTGTGAAAATTACAACTTATGATTGCAGAAATGAGAAGAACAAAGATAAAAACGCAGTCTTTCGAGAAATcgaaaatttacaaaaatgtatacatcCGAATATTATAAGATTGTACGGAGTCTCTAAAACAAGCGACAACAGAAATTGCCTGGATCACTCTACGAATTCTTGCACCACACGAAGAGGGAAGCTTCGTTCAGCGAGAGGATTGATTGGATGCTACAATGTGCCaaggtattattttaaatgttctttATATTTTCCTTAACTCACATTCTTTGTAGGGTATAGAGTActtgcataaaaaaaacatagctCACCGGGATCTTAAGACGCAAAACTTGTTACTTTTCAATGGATATCACACGTTGAAAATATGTGATTTTGGTACAGTTAAAGAACTTGTGACAAAAAATACCCAGGATGTCGGGACTGTTTGTTACATGGCACCAGAagtttatgtatgtatatgtatgtataaatttgtttttaggAAACATatcatgtttgttttttcttttacttctaTAGAACTttaatgtaaatgaaaaatacaatgAAAAGTGTGATGTGTTTAGCTTTGGAATCATATTTTGGGAAGTTGTCAAGGAAGATGCCATTTTacgaatttaatgaaatgccTCTATTGGCAAtccaaaaaataattgaaggtaaaagcaatttatataaaaatattccattaatattattttattaaaattctcaGATAATCGTccgaatttaaatgaaatgatgaTTTACGAGGATTCCGATTGCATTAAAccaataatagaaaaatgcTGGGATCCTGATCCAGAAAAGCGGCCAACGATGAAAGAGCTGTGTGATTTTCTCCCGAATTAtgacatatacatattttttaacgAGATCCAATTTGGGAAAGTGGTAAGAAGAAATAGCTAATTCCGACAGATTAACTTCTAATATCgctaatttttattaatagatGAAGAGAGGCAGATATTGTGATTTTTTCACAGCAaattggcaaaacaaaaaaatttttgtacaacaaattaaagaCTATTTTGAAGAAGACGAAAAATCTTTCTTCAACGAAATTCGTAATTTGAAAAGGTTGAACCATccaaatattattacattatatGGTGCCTTCAAATATCACGACAATATTTTATGCGTACTTTCTGAGTTTGCAAATTGTGGATCACTTTATGATTGTATACATGATGATTGTATACATGATGAGGATATCAAGATTTCATACTATCAGAAGCTGCGTTGGATGTTGCAATGTGCCAAGGTATgtttaatgatatttttatgGCTGCGCTTTGAAAAAACTAACTGTACTAAATTTTTAGGCTTTGAAGTACTTGCATAGCAAAAAAATAGTCCATCAATCTCTACATATgcgtaatttattattattcgatAAATATagtgtattaaaaataagtgatgTTTATCAAGTGAAAAAATTTCGTGATGTGCAAGATCCCTATTTGGCTCTAGATTACCAGgtaattatttttcaagtaAGAATACAACACGTATTTACTGTatctctttttatacccgctacccatacatagggtagaagggtattataactttgtgccggcaggaaatgtatgtaacaggtagaaggaggcatctccgacccaataaagtatatatattaggGCGGGTCAATTTGTTCCTGTCCAAAAAATCGTGAAAATCGTCCCCCATAATCGGAATCTACGaagaattctaagaaaatttcaccatgaaaccatgtgtctaaaatgaattcctaGTCCGCGCCGTGAAGCTTAAAGATTGCACTATGAGGTACATAAGGTATTTCGAGGTATTTAagacattttaatgtatttaaaaaaaatacgcattttccaattatgttggagtcaattctgattcatttttttacaacaaattttataattttttttttaaatttatttaacttataattttttttttaattcaacaaaaaaaaccaactagCCATGTACTGAGCCTCATATAAGAAAATAGGAGCAATGCGTACGTAACTTTTAACGAAGTAAGGTATCggtctgaaaattgaaatatatattcaaaggcattttaagcaactaaataaaagtgggcgtggcatgataAAAggcggaatttaattttattttttattataaagtttatttgcttgcaaagaaatatattattacattaaaaagcTTTCTAAAGATAAGctttagaaatataataatatttaagcttTCGTGAAGCTTTTGCGTTCCTCTTATAACAGTTTATTTAcatgatatttaattttgcgGTAAAACTTGTCAGCCAACGGCAGTGCCGTAGGTGTGGGGCAGTCAAGAGCATCAGTCCCTATTGGTAAGTTATCCCTCTTTCGAAAATAGCTATCTACGCCATTGAATACCATAGACTAGCAGTAAATAAAGTTCAAGATTGTTCTAAATTTGTgtaatatatttggtttacTTAGTATTTGACTGTTAACAAAGAAACGTGtgctaataatataaaattatggAATCATCAGCGATGTCTATTGACAATTCGGAAATTGACAGTATTATTATGATGTCTGCATCAAGTTTCAATTCAAAGCAGATCACAAATATCATTGGTGTACCTAGTGAATTTTCCGAGCTAAATTTGCCAACTTTTCGGGAtgtacttaaatattatttttacgtGAGTGATCGcaataaacagcaaacaaaagacaATTCTCTTATGCAAGCCTTACTCCGATGATTGCagacaaaataattgaaatttggaGAAAGacgaatattaaattaataaatataaaagcatCATTAGAAagcttaataaatttataaaaaatatcagCGTGAAGTTAAAAGCATTACTAGAACTAATTCAATTACTGAATTTGAGAAAAGCTTAAATGATTTGTTTTATGTCGCTAAATGCAATTGTAAGAAAACAATGCCATGCTCCTGTGGATTAATTCCTGACCACTTGAAAATGTTCATGATTGACCAACACACCAGCAGAAGGAATACCATTCCCGAAGTCGTGCTAAATATAGTCGATCAACAGTCAAGCCAATTGCCAGAAAGCTCTGATCCTTCTTATAGACCCGAATCTGCGCATATGAACATCGAAAGTGAATTTGAGTTTgcaatgccagcagcaaaagatCTGAGTTTCAACAAACGGGGACCTTACGCTAAGAGATACGATGCATTTAATTTCGCAATGATGTGTGATAGATTCGGCATTTCCGACAGAGTTGCCTCCTGTTTGGCTACAGCCTTATCTAAAGACATTGGATTTACTGATGAAAATGGGCAGACAATTATTATGGATAAATCAAAGTTGGACgagaaaaagaaatgcagGGAGACCGTTCGACGTATGCAGCAAAATGATTCAGCTTTACTAGCTTTTTCTTTTGATGGCAGGAAAAATGAAGCTCTGACACGGAATGAAGTTAATGGAAAATACCATCCGAGAGTACAAAAGGAGTCTCACATTGTGATTCTTAAGGAACCGCAAGGCAAGCTGTTGGGGCACATAAAAGTTAATGCTGAGGATTCCAATACTAAGCAAATCAATTATGGGAGTTCTTTATGGAAAAAAATTAACGCTTAGTAACTTGATTGGAGTTTGCTGTGATGGAGAACCCACCAATACTGGAAttgaaaatagaataattCGAAAATTTGAACTTTCATtgtgttgatgccagatgatggcaggagtgaccactcaaaacagctgacagtgtggtcgcgatcgattgatatcgatagcgacaaagttagtatactgtgcgtgtgaccttgtcacacgcgcagtccactgatctagtttatcctcatgttggtcaccctgcccacttttagtgctttttcctGATAACATATGTTCTACTATTCTGACCGGCACAACAAGTGTACATtttccaagtgcaataaaataattgtaaaattacaa
Coding sequences:
- the LOC133835503 gene encoding putative mitogen-activated protein kinase kinase kinase 7-like, with product MDERIDWMLQCAKGIEYLHKKNIAHRDLKTQNLLLFNGYHTLKICDFGTVKELVTKNTQDVGTVCYMAPEVYNFNVNEKYNEKCDVFSFGIIFWEVVKEDAILRI